A genomic stretch from Ovis canadensis isolate MfBH-ARS-UI-01 breed Bighorn chromosome 5, ARS-UI_OviCan_v2, whole genome shotgun sequence includes:
- the C5H5orf63 gene encoding glutaredoxin-like protein C5orf63 homolog isoform X2, whose translation MLWFQGNSMQLAKHSFQLLLRNLSASKTALPVLTLFTKDPCPLCDEAKEVLEPYRNREVDITLPENSAWYDRYKFDIPVFHLNGQFLMMHRVNLSKLEKQLQKLEQQGAGG comes from the exons ATGCTCTGGTTTCAAGGAAATAGCATGCAACTTGCCAAACACTCCTTTCAActactcttgagaaatctctctGCTTCAAAGACTGCTCTGCCTGTGCTGACCTTATTCACAAAG GATCCATGTCCCCTTTGTGATGAAGCCAAGGAAGTACTGGAGCCTTATAGAAACCGG GAGGTGGACATCACACTTCCCGAAAACTCTGCTTGGTATGACAGGTATAAATTTGACATCCCCGTCTTTCATTTGAATGGCCAGTTTCTGATGATGCATCGAGTAAACCTCTCAAAACTTGAAAAACAGCTCCAGAAACTTGAGCAGCAAGGTGCAGGAGGCTAA
- the C5H5orf63 gene encoding glutaredoxin-like protein C5orf63 homolog isoform X1 produces the protein MLWFQGNSMQLAKHSFQLLLRNLSASKTALPVLTLFTKDPCPLCDEAKEVLEPYRNRFILQEVDITLPENSAWYDRYKFDIPVFHLNGQFLMMHRVNLSKLEKQLQKLEQQGAGG, from the exons ATGCTCTGGTTTCAAGGAAATAGCATGCAACTTGCCAAACACTCCTTTCAActactcttgagaaatctctctGCTTCAAAGACTGCTCTGCCTGTGCTGACCTTATTCACAAAG GATCCATGTCCCCTTTGTGATGAAGCCAAGGAAGTACTGGAGCCTTATAGAAACCGG tTTATTTTACAGGAGGTGGACATCACACTTCCCGAAAACTCTGCTTGGTATGACAGGTATAAATTTGACATCCCCGTCTTTCATTTGAATGGCCAGTTTCTGATGATGCATCGAGTAAACCTCTCAAAACTTGAAAAACAGCTCCAGAAACTTGAGCAGCAAGGTGCAGGAGGCTAA